A stretch of Homo sapiens chromosome 12, GRCh38.p14 Primary Assembly DNA encodes these proteins:
- the AMIGO2 gene encoding amphoterin-induced protein 2 precursor, with translation MSLRVHTLPTLLGAVVRPGCRELLCLLMITVTVGPGASGVCPTACICATDIVSCTNKNLSKVPGNLFRLIKRLDLSYNRIGLLDSEWIPVSFAKLNTLILRHNNITSISTGSFSTTPNLKCLDLSSNKLKTVKNAVFQELKVLEVLLLYNNHISYLDPSAFGGLSQLQKLYLSGNFLTQFPMDLYVGRFKLAELMFLDVSYNRIPSMPMHHINLVPGKQLRGIYLHGNPFVCDCSLYSLLVFWYRRHFSSVMDFKNDYTCRLWSDSRHSRQVLLLQDSFMNCSDSIINGSFRALGFIHEAQVGERLMVHCDSKTGNANTDFIWVGPDNRLLEPDKEMENFYVFHNGSLVIESPRFEDAGVYSCIAMNKQRLLNETVDVTINVSNFTVSRSHAHEAFNTAFTTLAACVASIVLVLLYLYLTPCPCKCKTKRQKNMLHQSNAHSSILSPGPASDASADERKAGAGKRVVFLEPLKDTAAGQNGKVRLFPSEAVIAEGILKSTRGKSDSDSVNSVFSDTPFVAST, from the coding sequence ATGTCGTTACGTGTACACACTCTGCCCACCCTGCTTGGAGCCGTCGTCAGACCGGGCTGCAGGGAGCTGCTGTGTTTGCTGATGATCACAGTGACTGTGGGCCCTGGTGCCTCTGGGGTGTGCCCCACCGCTTGCATCTGTGCCACTGACATCGTCAGCTGCACCAACAAAAACCTGTCCAAGGTGCCTGGGAACCTTTTCAGACTGATTAAGAGACTGGACCTGAGTTATAACAGAATTGGGCTTCTGGATTCTGAGTGGATTCCAGTATCGTTTGCAAAGCTGAACACCCTAATTCTTCGTCATAACAACATCACCAGCATTTCCACGGGCAGTTTTTCCACAACTCCAAATTTGAAGTGTCTTGACTTATCGTCCAATAAGCTGAAGACGGTGAAAAATGCTGTATTCCAAGAGTTGAAGGTTCTGGAAGTGCTTCTGCTTTACAACAATCACATATCCTATCTCGATCCTTCAGCGTTTGGAGGGCTCTCCCAGTTGCAGAAACTCTACTTAAGTGGAAATTTTCTCACACAGTTTCCGATGGATTTGTATGTTGGAAGGTTCAAGCTGGCAGAACTGATGTTTTTAGATGTTTCTTATAACCGAATTCCTTCCATGCCAATGCACCACATAAATTTAGTGCCAGGAAAACAGCTGAGAGGCATCTACCTTCATGGAAACCCATTTGTCTGTGACTGTTCCCTGTACTCCTTGCTGGTCTTTTGGTATCGTAGGCACTTTAGCTCAGTGATGGATTTTAAGAACGATTACACCTGTCGCCTGTGGTCTGACTCCAGGCACTCGCGTCAGGTACTTCTGCTCCAGGATAGCTTTATGAATTGCTCTGACAGCATCATCAATGGTTCCTTTCGTGCGCTTGGCTTTATTCATGAGGCTCAGGTCGGGGAAAGACTGATGGTCCACTGTGACAGCAAGACAGGTAATGCAAATACGGATTTCATCTGGGTGGGTCCAGATAACAGACTGCTAGAGCCggataaagagatggaaaacttTTACGTGTTTCACAATGGAAGTCTGGTTATAGAAAGCCCTCGTTTTGAGGATGCTGGAGTGTATTCTTGTATCGCAATGAATAAGCAACGCCTGTTAAATGAAACTGTGGACGTCACAATAAATGTGAGCAATTTCACTGTAAGCAGATCCCATGCTCATGAGGCATTTAACACAGCTTTTACCACTCTTGCTGCTTGCGTGGCCAGTATCGTTTTGGTACTTTTGTACCTCTATCTGACTCCATGCCCCTGCAAGTGTAAAaccaagagacagaaaaatatgcTACACCAAAGCAATGCCCATTCATCGATTCTCAGTCCTGGCCCCGCTAGTGATGCCTCCGCTGATGAACGGAAGGCAGGTGCAGGTAAAAGAGTGGTGTTTTTGGAACCCCTGAAGGATACTGCAGCAGGGCAGAACGGGAAAGTCAGGCTCTTTCCCAGCGAGGCAGTGATAGCTGAGGGCATCCTAAAGTCCACGAGGGGGAAATCTGACTCAGATTCAGTCAATTCAGTGTTTTCTGACACACCTTTTGTGGCGTCCACTTAA